In Pseudoclavibacter sp. Marseille-Q3772, the sequence TTCGATGCCGACGAGTGTCGCCAGCGCGCGGATACCGACGGGACGTTCGGTAGCTCGCAAGTTCTGGTCTTCCGCGTCAACATTTCGCTCTTCTTGCATACTCAACGTTAAAAATCCCTTGATTGCCCTGTGTCTGCGTGGCAAGATGTTACTTCAGATCGAGACGTTGACCGCTGATGATTCCGCTAGGAGCGTCGCTCGCGTCCATCTACATCGCTGATTTCAAGCAACAGTTTTCGCGGCGTGACGCGTAGCAAGGAGCACCATTACATGGACTGGCGTGATAGCGCAGCCTGCCTCAATGCCGACCCAGAGCTGTTCTTCCCCGTTGGCAACACTGGCCCTGCGGTAGAACAGATTGATGCAGCAAAGTCGGTGTGTGCCCACTGCCCCGTGACTGAGCAGTGCTTGCAATACGCGCTAGACACAAACCAGGATTCTGGTGTCTGGGGCGGTCTCTCTGAGGATGAACGCCGCGCTCTGAAACGTCGCGCAGCACGCGCCCGCCGCGCTGGCTAACACCGCGCGCATCCGTCGCAACCGCCGCTCCACTACCCCGCGAAAGCTAGTTAGTTAGGGATGCGGGTGGCTAGCTGTTCGCTCTGTTCACTCCCCAGCGTTTCGGGATAGTGATTTCCACTGTGGTCCCAATCCCGGGCATCGAGTGCCAGCCAATATTGCCGCCGAGTTCACCCTCGACGAGCGTGCGCACAATCTGCGTACCGAGACCGGATGCATCCGGCTCACCCGAAAACCCACGCCCGTTATCGCGCACCTCAATGCCCAGATAATCGGCACCCGGCGTCACCTCAACGGTGACCTGTCCAGGGCGCTCCACGCTGACGCCGTCCGCAAAACCGTGTTCGACGGCGTTGGTAATCAGCTCGGTGAGCGCAAGCGCAAGCGGCGTCGCGTATTCACTGGGTACGGCACCGAACGATCCACGCAGCACGGGGCGTACGCGGCCGGCACCCTCACCGGTGGCAACCTCGGTCGCCAACCGCATCACGCGAGTAAACACCTCATCAAAATCAACTGACTGCGAAAAGCCGCCGGAAAGCGTGTCGTGTACCACGGCAATCGCAGACACGCGACGCATTGCATGCAGCAGTGATTCGCGTGCCTCATCGCTGCGCGCCCGACGCGCCTGGATTCGCAAGAGTGCAGCTACCGTTTGCAAGTTGTTCTTCACCCGGTGGTGAATCTCGCGAATCGTAGCGTCTTTGGTGATTAACTCTTGCTGCTGGTGTCGCACATCGGTGGTGTCGCGACACAACACAACCGCGCCAATGCGCGCACCGCGACGGTACAGCGGCAGCGTGCGCAGCGTCACGTTGACGCCTTTTACGTTCACATCACTCATGCCCGGCGAACGGCCTGTCACCACGAGCGGGAGCGCCTCATCCACGGTGACATTTCGCTTATCGTCAACGAGGGTTGCCGCGACCTCACCAAATACCTCGCCTTCGAGCTCACCGCCGAAACCGAGTTTGTTCATTGCCGAGAGTGCGTTCGGGCTTGCGAAGGTAACAACTCCTTCGAGGTTCAACCGGATAAGACCGTCGGACGCACGCGGCGCACCCCGACGAGAAAACTCCGGCGCCTCGGGGTTCGGAAACTCCGCATTGCTGATCATCTCGAACAGGTCATCAGCACATTCGCGGAACGTCGCTTCCTGGCGGGTCAACTGCCGGGTTCGCGCCAGGTTGGTGTGTCGGCTGATAACGGCGATCGGATGCGTCGAACGCACATAGCCGCCGCCCTGGCGTCGCTTCGCAAACACTGGAGTGGTGGTTAATTGCGCGGGAATCTCATCAAACCAGTCGGGTGTCGACGAGACCCTGGTCTGGCCGGTTTCGTAGCATGCTCGGATCTCGTCTTCCCACTGCTCGCGCACCCGCTGACCAATCAGATCGCGATAGAACAGGGTCGGCGCGCTCGCCGGGCGCACCTGACTGATCGCCGTGAATTTCCCTTCCGCGTCACGCACCCACAACACCAAGTCCGCGAGCGCCATATCGGCGATCAGCTGCGAGTCGATGAGCAGCATCCGGAGCCAAACTTGGTCAGTGGAATCAAGCTCACTGTGCTGCCCAATGAGTTGCGAAAGTCGAGACACCCTATCAAGGTTACGTGACAGGATGCGGCGAACGCTGAAGCTCTCCGAGGAGACGGTCGGCAAGGGATGCATACTGTTTCGACAGCGCTGAGCGTGGCGCAACCTCGGTCAGAGCCGCTGCTTCGGTGATCGCACGGTCGCAAGCGCGCGCGTCGTCCGGCAGCATCCACGCGTGTTCGATGCCGCCGAACCGTCGCAGCACCTGCCCGATCTGCGCAGTGGTATCAACCCCGTGCATCCCCCGCCGCACCCGGTTCATGACGACGTGCATTCTTGCCGGGTCTGACAATAACGGCAGCAATTGTTGCCGTCCGCGCAGGAAGCGTTGCAGGCCCACGGGTGTCGCCTCACCAATCGCCACGACCAAATCGGCACGTTCGATGATGGTGTGCGTGGCCGCGTTTCGCCGTGGCGCGGTGACATCGCTGATGAGTTCCTCATCACTCTCGAGATTAAACCCGAGATCGACGACGATGCACTCCGCCCATTGGCGCAGCTGTTCGATCACTCCGGTGATTCGTTCTCGGCTCAGCTCTGGCCAGCGCGCAGGGTTGGTAATGCCGCTGATCACTCGAAGCTGTCCGCGAGCGCAGCGTACGGTGCCGGCGATTCGGTCGAGCTGTGTTGCATCGAGTGATCGCGCGGCAGCGAGTCGGCAGGCGGCGGCAATCCCGGGTGCCTCATCGGTCACGCCGAGTAGCTGAGCGATTGCACCCCCGTAGGTGTCTGCATCAAGCAACACCGTGCGCGTGCCGCGGTTGGCGAATTCGGTGGCGAGCGTGATCGCGCAGGTCGTTCGCCCCGGGGCACCGTGCGGACCCCACACGGCAAGCACTTGTCCAGCTGGCCGCGGCCCTGAGGGAAGTAGCGCTGGTTGCCCGGTGCTGCCAGCAGCTGACGTGTTCGATGTCGAATCCTGTGCTGAGACCATACGGCTCTGCGAGTGCGCGGTACTGTTCGATCCTCGGCGTTTTCGTGGCTTCGTTGACTGATTCGCTCGCCGCTGCCGCCGGCTTAGGGGCGGTTCGGATGCGGTGGGTTGCGCCGCTCGAGCATCAGCAGCTTGCGTATCGGGCGGGCAGAGGTCGCCGGGCGCAGCCTGCTGAGGATGCATCGGACCAGCGCCGCCTTGGCGCGCGGTGCTGCCGCGAGCAAGGACCTGCTCGACCGCATCCCATCCGTCGCGTGCATCCGCGCGGTCGACGATCCCGAGGCTGATCGCATGGTTGCGTTCATAATCGTCGCTGTAGATCGCTATCGTGCGAGCGCCCGAGCGGTCACAGACCGAAAGGCTCGTTGCCGTGAGTGTTTCGGGTGAGGCTTGTACGATGACCGCCGGCGGCTGCAGCGCGGTGACCGATTCTGCGAGGGCACTGGATCCGGTTACTCGGTCGAGGATTTCGTGCCCCTGTTCAATGATGGCCGGGAGCATGATCGCCTCGATATCGAAGTCGATGGCGAGGATGAGCCGCATGTCAACGATCCCGTTCGCTCGACGTGTCAGGGTCGTTCACCGGCACGAACTTCGGCACAACCTGAATGCGAGCCTGTGCAGCAGTTGCTGACAACACGGTTGAAATATCGCCATCGGGCACGAGCACTTCCAGCTCAATCTCGTCGCTGACGACGAAGTCATCGTGTTCGACGACTCTGATCACCTCGGCCTGCGCAACGATTACGGCTGGGGCCGCGTATGTGCCGGGACGTTCACCGGGTTGCGCCGCCCAGATCTCTACGGTGCTACCGGTATTGATACTGGCGGGGAGTTTGCCGGTGATTGGAATCACCATTGCTGCATTCGATACGTCTGCGTCGCCGAGCGCTGACAGTGGGATGAGCTCCCCCGGCGCTATCGGTTTGGTCGCGATCGGGGTTTGGCCGTCAGCAGAGATGTCGTCGCTGGCGGCATATTGGTTTGCCTGGTCACCAATGTTGACGTCGATGACGCGAAGTTTGCTGGTATCGATGGGTTGGCCAACGGCGATCGCTTCGGTAGCGACGACCCGTTTGATGGTCGTGTTCATCGCGGTGACGACGGTAAATACGCCGGCAATGGATGCGGCAACGAGTAACAACCCGATGATGAGCCGAGGGTCGACTCGGAATTGGCTGCGCACTGTTTCCTCCGTGATCGAATGCGACGCACGCTCGTTGTGCGTGCACGGGAGTATCTTGCGAAATCCGTGAGAACCGCTACGCGAGTTATCCACAGGCCTGGGCGTCGGATGCGCATCCTGGAATAATTGCAGCATGCCTCAATCGCGTTTTCTTACGCTGACGGACGTAGCTGAGATCCTCAACATCGACCTTGAGCAAGTCCGCCGCCTTGTGGACTCCAATGAACTGCGCGCGATTCAGATCGGCGAAGGCGGGGCGTGGCGAGTGGAACAGCAGGAATTGCAACAGTTCGTCGATGACCAGTACGAACGTCGTCACCGCGAATCGCTGCTGGAGCAGGCGGAGTTTTCGGATATCCCCGAGCTCAACAGCTAGTGCCCCGTCAGCTAGTTCGGCAGTGTGCGGATGAGCTGAAGTTGGTCGAACGGGAAAACGCGATAGACGCGAACCGAGCGTTGCCGCCGCGGCGAATCAAGATCGTGAACGGCAAGGTCCAGGTGGTCTCGACCAACACGGTCAATTGTGCCGAAGCACTGCCCGGAGGCGGTCGCACATTCCACTGTTACCCGCCGGCGCGCCAGATCTCGTAGCGGTATCGCAAGACCCAGTTTGGCGGTGAGCGCGGATGCGCGTTCTTCGCTGGGCTGGAGCGAACGGTCAAGTTGATCGCCGGTCAACAGCATGCTGCTCACACCGGCAATCGGGATGATGACCTGCTGGCAGGATGCGGGCGGCGCAGACCGGGTGTGCGCGGAGAACCAGTCTGCGCCGAACTCTGACGGTATGACCTCAAGCCGGTCACCAGAATGCAGTAGCAGCGTGATTGTTTCGTTCGGCTGCAAACTGCGCTCGAGCGCAAATAGCCGATCCCGGATAGTGAGCCGAGCCACCCGCATCCGCTCGTCTTCGATCTGTGCGCGCCGTGCCTCGGCTTCTCGCTCTGCATCGAACTGGCCAGCGAGGTCGTCGAATAGTTCGTCCCAACGCACGCGCCAAGTTTGCTATACGGCCCCGATTCGCGGCGCGAGTTATCCACAGAAGGGAGCGTAATTCGCAGAACACACGAAAGATATCCACAATTTAGCGATCGTTTCCCAAATCTTCGCGCTGTTCTGGCATCAATAAATGTGCCCGGTCAAAGTCGACTATGCGTTTCAGGAGAATCCATGTCAGCGCAGCCCAGTGCCTCCCCCGCTCCATCCCTCCCTGTAAACCAACCAACACACGCACGCGCAGCCACCGCACGCGTGCTCCGCCACCAAGTCAGTCAACTCAAGAGCACCGCTGAGGAACCGTATTTCAGCGAGACCCGATCAGTGCCCGAAGACCTCCCCAATCCGGAGCCGCTGATCCGCAACCTCGCGCGAGGCGTGTTCGAGGCCATCGCCGGTGTTCGCGAGGTCGAGCAGATTGCGCGGTGGGTTTCCCCCGACACCTTCAGCCTGCTCCTGCGGCGCGCCCAGCACGCCGCTCGTGCACGACGGCTGCGTGAGCGGCCTGCAAAACGCCCGCACATCCAGGTGCGTGGTTGCCTCTGGAAGTCACCGCGTGCTGGGGTCGTGGAATCATCGACTGTGGTCGATTTGGGTGTTCGTGCGCGCGCGGTATCGATTCGACTCGAGGTGTACCGCGGGCGGTGGCGCGCCGAGCGCATTCACGTGCTGTAGCGCGATACGGCGGTTTATCGAGCCGTAGACACCAACCAATCGGTCGCGTACTCGAGGTCGGTATCCGTAATACCGTGTGCCGCCAGCAACCCAGCGATATCGATATTGCTGAGAAACGTGCGCAATGCTGCACGACGATCAGCGATCACCTCGGCAAGCTCATCTTCGGGCAGCCAGCGCTCGTACGGATGCGGTGGCACGCGGTCGAGCTGATGGTCACTGATGGCGCGCATGGCGAGCCCGTCCTGCTGCGCGATCTCGTCAATCTCGGTGCCGAGCGCGTACAGCAGCAGCGAGATGACCAGCCCGGTGCGATCACGTCCAGCCGAGCAGCACACCATCGTTCCCGGACCGGCGGCGATGACCCTGGATACCGCCCGCATGACCCGCGGAGCGAAGAGCTCCATGTAGGCGCCATACCCCGAGGGGTGGTTGAGGTACGGCACAAACTGCCGCTTGAATTCAGCGTTGTCCGGGTCCTCGATCGGTTGGAAGTCGTATTCGACCCGGCCACGTTCCGGGAGCCCATCCTCAGTGTCAACGGGTCGCGGCTCGCGCGGATCGCGTAAATCTAGGATGCGGCGCACCCCAGCCTCATCCGCCAATACAAAGGACTCCCGCGGCCACGCCTGCGTCTGCCCGGAGCGAAAGAGCACGCCGGAGGAAATCTCACCGCCGTCGATGGCGACGCCGGCGAGATCCCAGGTGTTAAAGGCACCCGGCCATGGGCAGCGAACAATACTCACGGTCGAGCCTTCAACGGACGGCTACTTGTCGTCGTCGGTTTGCTTGCGAGTCTCTTTCTGCCCGAACGCACCGCGTGTGGTCTTGGCTTTCGCGGCCCGTTGTTCGCGAGCGACCTCGGCTGCCGAACGGCCGGTTTGGGTCGATGACTTCGCCGGGTTACCCGAGCGTGACTGCTGTTTCTTTTGCTTCGACTTTGACTTACCGCTCGACTTGCTCGACTTCGACTCGTCATCGGTGATCTCAGATTTGGAGTCCGGCGACTGCGCCGCGGCTTCACGCATTGCGGATGCGGTACCGGCGCTCATCTCCTTACGGAGCGCTGCGCGGGTTGCTCCCTGGTTGACACGACCGGATGCATCCCGAACCGTCACATTGCCGGATTCGTCAGCTGAAGAGAATCGCAGCTGGCGCTTCGGTTGCTCGTCCAGACCCTTGGCCCGAACCTGTACCCGACGCTGAGTCTTGCCCTCGGCATCCTCAACCTCTTCGACCTGAACGTCGAGGTTCATCAGGAACTGCACCGATTCTTCGCGGACGGACGCGAGCATGTCCGTGTACATCTGGAAGCCCTCGCGCTGGTATTCCACCAGCGGGTCGCGCTGCGACAGCGCGCGCAGGCCGATGCCGTCCTTGAGGGAGTCCATATCCTGTAGGTGGTCTTGCCACTTGCGGTCGATGACCTGCAGCAGTACGCGACGCTCAAGTTCGCGCATCGCGTCTTCGCCGAGCGCCTCTTCGCGCTGCTGGTATGCCAGCTTCGCGTCCGAACGCACTTCATCAACAACGTCGTCGCTGGTGACGCGGTTGAGGCCACCGTGCTCGTCGATGATTTCGTCAACGGTGATGGTCATCGGATACAGCTGCTTGAGCTCGTCCTCGAGGATGGAAGCATTCCAGTCGTCGGGGCTACCGGTCGCGTGCTCGCCAACTATGTCGGTAATCGCACCGTCGAGGAAGGCCTCGACCTTCTCGCCGATGTCGTCGCCCTCCAAAATGGCGCGACGGTCTTCGTAGATGGCGGTGCGCTGTTCGTTCAACACATTGTCGTATTTGAGTACGTTCTTGCGGATCTCGGCGTTACGAGATTCGACCTGGGACTGAGCGGATTGGATGGCTCGCGATACGATGCGTGACTCGAGCGCAAGGTCGTCCGGGGTCGAGTCATTGTTCATGATGGCGCGGGCTGCACCGGTGTTGAACAGTCGCATCAGGTCGTCGGTCATCGACAGGTAGAACCGGCTTTCGCCGGGGTCTCCCTGACGGCCCGAACGTCCTCGAAGCTGGTTGTCGATCCGGCGAGATTCGTGCCGTTCGGTGCCTAGAACATACAGACCGCCCAGCTCGGTAACCTCTTCAGCTTCTTTCTCGACCTGTTCTTGCAGACGTTCGAGTACTTCGGGCCATTTCTCCTCGTACTCTTCGCTGTTCTCTTCTGGGTCAAGCCCCAGGGCGGTCATCTCGGCAACCGCAAGGAACTCGGCGTTTCCACCGAGCATGATGTCCGTACCACGACCGGCCATATTCGTGGCCACAGTAATGGCACCCTTGCGGCCGGCCTGGGCGACGATCGCAGCCTCTCGCGCGTGGTTCTTTGCGTTCAGCACTTCGTGTTCGACTCCGCGCTTCGCGAGCAGTCGCGAGAGGTATTCGCTCTTCTCGACCGAGGTGGTACCCACCAGCACTGGCTGCCCGGTCTCAGCGCGCTCGACGATGTCTTCTACGACCTGAGCAAACTTCGCCTTCTCGTTCTTGTAGACGAGGTCTGGCCGGTCAATGCGCTGCATTGGTTTGTTGGTCGGGATGGGGATAACACCGAGCTTGTACGTGGACTGGAACTCGGCGGCCTCGGTCTCGGCGGTACCGGTCATGCCCGAGAGCTTGTCGTACATGAGGAAGTAGTTCTGCAGCGTGACGGTGGCCAACGTTTGGTTTTCGGCCTTGATCTCGACGCCTTCCTTGGCCTCGATCGCCTGGTGCAGTCCTTCGTTGTAGCGACGGCCCTTGAGGATACGTCCGGTGTGCTCATCCACGATCATGACTTCGCCGTCTTGCACCACGTATTCGCGGTTGCGGTGGAAGAGGGCTTTCGCCTTGATCGAGTTGTTCAGAAATGAAATGAGCGGCGTGTTGGCCTGCTCGTACAGGTTGTCAATACCGAGTGAGTCCTCGATGCGCTCGATACCGGCCTCAAGAATCCCGACCGTGCGCTTCTTCTCATCAACTTCGTAGTCGCGGTCTTCTTTGAGTCGCTTTGCGAGCTTCGCGAATTCGACGTACCAGCGGTTCGCTTCGCCAGAGGACGGACCGGAGATGATCAGCGGAGTACGCGCTTCGTCGATCAGGATGGAGTCAACCTCGTCCACGATGGCAAAGTAGTGCCCGCGCTGCACGCAGGCGCCAACACTGGTGGCCATATTGTCGCGCAGGTAGTCAAAGCCGAATTCGTTGTTCGTGCCGTAGGTGATATCGCAGGCGTACTGTTCTCGACGCTGATCGGGGCTGAGGCCGGCGAGGATGCAGCCAGTGGTCATTCCCAGCGCGCGGAAGACGCGGCCCATGAGTTCCGACTGGTAGCTTGCGAGGAAGTCGTTAACGGTGACGACGTGCACGCCCTTGCCGGGGATTGCGTTCAGGTAGGCGGCGAGGGTGGCAACCAAGGTCTTACCTTCACCGGTTTTCATCTCAGCGATGTTGCCGCCGTGCAGCGCGGCACCGCCCATGAGCTGTACGTCGTAGTGACGCTGGCCAAGGGTGCGGCTTGCTGCTTCACGTACCGCAGCGAACACAACCGGCAGCATCTCATCCAGGATGTCCTGGTCTTTCTTGCCCGCTTCTACACCTTCTTCGTATTGCTCGCGGAACTCGTCGGTCAGTTCCCGCAGTTCGTCATCGCTCAGATCACTGAACTCATCCTCGAGCTTGTTGATTTGCGACGCCAGGCGCTCCAAACGCTTGAGTTGGCGCCCTTCGCCAAAGCGAAGAATCTTGTCGAGAATCGAGGCCATACAAACTCCTGTGGTGTGGCGGTAGTGGCACGCAGGGCCTGCGCACCACGAAACTTGCCCAATGTTACTCGGCTCTGCTTAACGCCTGCGACAACCCGGGATCGCAGCACGGGCTGAAACCGCCGCTCGTGCTACCCAACGTCGCCGCTGTGCTCGATGAGGCCAAGCGCTCGGGCGTGCGCGTCGACGATCGTTTCGTAGTAGGGAGCGTCGTCGTCGAGGCTACCCACGTAGTGGCCGTGCAGGGCAAACCCCAACGCGCCGATACACTCCGTCCACGCTCGCAAGCAGTGCCAGATCTGGGCGTCCGTGAGCTCCTCCTGCGCTGTCGTGTCACCACCGCGATACCAGTCGCGTACCTGCGAGAAGCTCTCGAGTAGTGCCTTCGGATGCATCGTGGGCGCGCGGGGTGGGGATGGCGACAGCGCCGCAATCTCGAGGATGCGGCGAGGCAGTCGAGACGCAGCAGACACCGTCTCGGCGGGCGCCCGGTACCCAATAACCGGCGTGCCGTAGATGAGATCGAACTCGTGGGGGTGCGCGTTCGCCCAGGTTCGCACTGCCTTCCAGCACCCACGCCACTTCGCGAGCGGGGAGCCGGATCCGCTGCCACGTTCTGCGGCATCACCAAGGCTTGTGTAGGCGGCGATGATGAGCTCGGTGAGCAGTGCATCCCGGTCCGCAACGTGCCGATACAGCGCCCCGACACTCACCCCAAGATCTCGGGCTATGGCTCGCATCGACAGCGCCCCAGGGCCTACTTGGTGGAGGTGGCCGGTTGCAACACGAAGGAGTTCTGCTCGAAGCGACACAGTCTAAATGTTCCCACACAGCTCGCGAGCAACGGGCTCAATCTCGATTCTTGGCGGCACGATATTGACATCAGTGAACAGTGTTCACATACTGGATGCAGAATGCTGTGAACAGTGTTCATGCCACGAAAGGAGCAGCATGCACATTCTCGTTATCGGTCTAGGGGC encodes:
- the secA gene encoding preprotein translocase subunit SecA, with amino-acid sequence MASILDKILRFGEGRQLKRLERLASQINKLEDEFSDLSDDELRELTDEFREQYEEGVEAGKKDQDILDEMLPVVFAAVREAASRTLGQRHYDVQLMGGAALHGGNIAEMKTGEGKTLVATLAAYLNAIPGKGVHVVTVNDFLASYQSELMGRVFRALGMTTGCILAGLSPDQRREQYACDITYGTNNEFGFDYLRDNMATSVGACVQRGHYFAIVDEVDSILIDEARTPLIISGPSSGEANRWYVEFAKLAKRLKEDRDYEVDEKKRTVGILEAGIERIEDSLGIDNLYEQANTPLISFLNNSIKAKALFHRNREYVVQDGEVMIVDEHTGRILKGRRYNEGLHQAIEAKEGVEIKAENQTLATVTLQNYFLMYDKLSGMTGTAETEAAEFQSTYKLGVIPIPTNKPMQRIDRPDLVYKNEKAKFAQVVEDIVERAETGQPVLVGTTSVEKSEYLSRLLAKRGVEHEVLNAKNHAREAAIVAQAGRKGAITVATNMAGRGTDIMLGGNAEFLAVAEMTALGLDPEENSEEYEEKWPEVLERLQEQVEKEAEEVTELGGLYVLGTERHESRRIDNQLRGRSGRQGDPGESRFYLSMTDDLMRLFNTGAARAIMNNDSTPDDLALESRIVSRAIQSAQSQVESRNAEIRKNVLKYDNVLNEQRTAIYEDRRAILEGDDIGEKVEAFLDGAITDIVGEHATGSPDDWNASILEDELKQLYPMTITVDEIIDEHGGLNRVTSDDVVDEVRSDAKLAYQQREEALGEDAMRELERRVLLQVIDRKWQDHLQDMDSLKDGIGLRALSQRDPLVEYQREGFQMYTDMLASVREESVQFLMNLDVQVEEVEDAEGKTQRRVQVRAKGLDEQPKRQLRFSSADESGNVTVRDASGRVNQGATRAALRKEMSAGTASAMREAAAQSPDSKSEITDDESKSSKSSGKSKSKQKKQQSRSGNPAKSSTQTGRSAAEVAREQRAAKAKTTRGAFGQKETRKQTDDDK
- a CDS encoding Rv3235 family protein, which produces MSAQPSASPAPSLPVNQPTHARAATARVLRHQVSQLKSTAEEPYFSETRSVPEDLPNPEPLIRNLARGVFEAIAGVREVEQIARWVSPDTFSLLLRRAQHAARARRLRERPAKRPHIQVRGCLWKSPRAGVVESSTVVDLGVRARAVSIRLEVYRGRWRAERIHVL
- a CDS encoding helix-turn-helix domain-containing protein, which gives rise to MPQSRFLTLTDVAEILNIDLEQVRRLVDSNELRAIQIGEGGAWRVEQQELQQFVDDQYERRHRESLLEQAEFSDIPELNS
- a CDS encoding P-loop NTPase translates to MRLILAIDFDIEAIMLPAIIEQGHEILDRVTGSSALAESVTALQPPAVIVQASPETLTATSLSVCDRSGARTIAIYSDDYERNHAISLGIVDRADARDGWDAVEQVLARGSTARQGGAGPMHPQQAAPGDLCPPDTQAADARAAQPTASEPPLSRRQRRANQSTKPRKRRGSNSTAHSQSRMVSAQDSTSNTSAAGSTGQPALLPSGPRPAGQVLAVWGPHGAPGRTTCAITLATEFANRGTRTVLLDADTYGGAIAQLLGVTDEAPGIAAACRLAAARSLDATQLDRIAGTVRCARGQLRVISGITNPARWPELSRERITGVIEQLRQWAECIVVDLGFNLESDEELISDVTAPRRNAATHTIIERADLVVAIGEATPVGLQRFLRGRQQLLPLLSDPARMHVVMNRVRRGMHGVDTTAQIGQVLRRFGGIEHAWMLPDDARACDRAITEAAALTEVAPRSALSKQYASLADRLLGELQRSPHPVT
- a CDS encoding sensor histidine kinase, which gives rise to MSRLSQLIGQHSELDSTDQVWLRMLLIDSQLIADMALADLVLWVRDAEGKFTAISQVRPASAPTLFYRDLIGQRVREQWEDEIRACYETGQTRVSSTPDWFDEIPAQLTTTPVFAKRRQGGGYVRSTHPIAVISRHTNLARTRQLTRQEATFRECADDLFEMISNAEFPNPEAPEFSRRGAPRASDGLIRLNLEGVVTFASPNALSAMNKLGFGGELEGEVFGEVAATLVDDKRNVTVDEALPLVVTGRSPGMSDVNVKGVNVTLRTLPLYRRGARIGAVVLCRDTTDVRHQQQELITKDATIREIHHRVKNNLQTVAALLRIQARRARSDEARESLLHAMRRVSAIAVVHDTLSGGFSQSVDFDEVFTRVMRLATEVATGEGAGRVRPVLRGSFGAVPSEYATPLALALTELITNAVEHGFADGVSVERPGQVTVEVTPGADYLGIEVRDNGRGFSGEPDASGLGTQIVRTLVEGELGGNIGWHSMPGIGTTVEITIPKRWGVNRANS
- a CDS encoding tyrosine-protein phosphatase encodes the protein MSIVRCPWPGAFNTWDLAGVAIDGGEISSGVLFRSGQTQAWPRESFVLADEAGVRRILDLRDPREPRPVDTEDGLPERGRVEYDFQPIEDPDNAEFKRQFVPYLNHPSGYGAYMELFAPRVMRAVSRVIAAGPGTMVCCSAGRDRTGLVISLLLYALGTEIDEIAQQDGLAMRAISDHQLDRVPPHPYERWLPEDELAEVIADRRAALRTFLSNIDIAGLLAAHGITDTDLEYATDWLVSTAR
- a CDS encoding WhiB family transcriptional regulator, which produces MDWRDSAACLNADPELFFPVGNTGPAVEQIDAAKSVCAHCPVTEQCLQYALDTNQDSGVWGGLSEDERRALKRRAARARRAG
- a CDS encoding TetR/AcrR family transcriptional regulator, whose amino-acid sequence is MSLRAELLRVATGHLHQVGPGALSMRAIARDLGVSVGALYRHVADRDALLTELIIAAYTSLGDAAERGSGSGSPLAKWRGCWKAVRTWANAHPHEFDLIYGTPVIGYRAPAETVSAASRLPRRILEIAALSPSPPRAPTMHPKALLESFSQVRDWYRGGDTTAQEELTDAQIWHCLRAWTECIGALGFALHGHYVGSLDDDAPYYETIVDAHARALGLIEHSGDVG